Proteins encoded together in one Mycobacterium sp. MS1601 window:
- a CDS encoding glycosyltransferase family 2 protein, which translates to MIDLDDLPESATTVTITPQHAEGYLRARLLLRSGGSPVTFIDADIVDGTVTVEVPGDRAAAAAAVPHPPISVVLCTRDRPEHLARALASLQALDYADFEVVVVDNAPATDATEQVVAATADPRIRRVLESTPGLSNARNTGLRTATHEIVAFTDDDVVVDPHWLQGIARGFARGGDVSCVCGMVPSGELRTAAQGYFDQRVPWADTIETRVYSASNPPEDMPLFPFQVGKCGTGANFAVRRSRMVELGGFDEALGVGTKTCGGEDLDLFFRVLASGDTLVNEPSAIVWHRHRSDSAALLTQARGYGLGLGAWLTKVFLHREHRKLALGVVRRRFRSVVARSADYGAIAAQARDFGDEIPKDVGRQEVFAVLGGPLALWQGRRQGRRATPLLER; encoded by the coding sequence ATGATCGACCTCGACGACCTGCCGGAGTCGGCAACCACCGTCACGATCACCCCACAACACGCCGAGGGCTACCTCCGCGCCCGGTTGCTGCTGCGCAGCGGGGGCAGCCCGGTCACTTTCATCGACGCCGACATCGTCGACGGCACGGTCACCGTCGAGGTGCCGGGCGACCGGGCCGCCGCAGCTGCGGCGGTCCCCCACCCGCCGATCTCGGTGGTGCTGTGCACCAGGGACCGGCCCGAGCACCTGGCCCGCGCCTTGGCCTCACTGCAGGCGCTGGACTACGCGGACTTCGAAGTGGTGGTGGTCGACAATGCGCCCGCCACCGACGCCACCGAACAGGTGGTGGCCGCCACCGCCGACCCTCGGATCCGGCGGGTTCTCGAATCGACACCTGGGCTGTCCAACGCCAGGAACACCGGATTGCGCACCGCCACCCACGAAATCGTCGCGTTCACCGACGACGACGTGGTGGTCGACCCGCACTGGCTGCAGGGCATCGCCCGCGGATTCGCCCGCGGCGGCGACGTCAGCTGCGTGTGCGGCATGGTTCCCAGCGGTGAGTTGCGTACGGCTGCCCAGGGGTATTTCGACCAGCGGGTGCCCTGGGCGGACACCATCGAAACCCGCGTGTACTCGGCCAGCAATCCGCCCGAGGACATGCCGCTGTTCCCGTTCCAGGTCGGAAAATGCGGCACCGGAGCAAATTTCGCCGTGCGGCGCAGCCGGATGGTGGAACTCGGCGGGTTCGACGAGGCGCTCGGCGTCGGCACCAAGACCTGCGGCGGCGAGGATCTCGATCTGTTCTTCCGTGTCCTGGCCTCAGGCGACACCCTGGTCAACGAGCCGTCGGCCATCGTGTGGCACCGCCACCGCAGCGACAGTGCCGCGCTGCTGACGCAGGCCCGCGGGTACGGCCTCGGCCTCGGCGCCTGGCTGACCAAGGTGTTCCTGCACCGAGAGCACCGCAAGCTGGCGCTCGGGGTCGTCCGGCGCCGGTTCCGCTCGGTGGTGGCGCGCAGCGCCGACTACGGCGCCATCGCAGCGCAGGCTCGGGATTTCGGTGACGAGATCCCCAAAGACGTCGGCCGTCAAGAGGTGTTCGCCGTCCTCGGTGGACCACTGGCTCTGTGGCAGGGCCGCAGGCAGGGCCGCCGAGCCACCCCGCTGCTGGAGCGATGA
- a CDS encoding glycosyltransferase family 2 protein — MSEAVNDPGPATPQGRKAGPTVSVIVPTRNEARNLPYVASRMPALDQIIVVDGHSDDDTVEVARALWPHAIITTQTRRGKGNALACGFELATCDIIVMLDADGSTDPAEIPLFVRALVEGAQLAKGSRFIRGGGSSDITRIRRAGNFGLNWLVNCIFGTRFTDLCYGYNAFWRTVLPTLDLPPTTLSEPQWGDGFEIETVINVRIARNRLKIREVPSFEGERLHGVSNLNAVTDGLRVLRTIGLEWRQHRNSTSRTCSEQPDDTEFRRAG; from the coding sequence GTGTCTGAAGCCGTCAACGACCCTGGACCGGCTACCCCTCAGGGCCGGAAGGCCGGGCCCACCGTCAGCGTCATAGTCCCGACGCGCAACGAGGCCCGCAACCTCCCCTATGTCGCGAGCCGGATGCCAGCCCTCGACCAGATCATCGTCGTCGACGGCCATTCCGACGACGACACCGTCGAGGTGGCCCGCGCGCTGTGGCCGCACGCGATCATCACCACTCAGACCCGTCGCGGCAAGGGCAACGCACTTGCGTGCGGGTTCGAGCTGGCCACCTGCGACATCATCGTGATGCTGGATGCCGACGGCTCCACCGATCCGGCCGAGATCCCGCTCTTTGTGCGGGCTTTGGTCGAGGGCGCACAGTTGGCCAAGGGCAGCCGTTTCATCCGCGGTGGCGGAAGCTCGGACATCACCCGGATCCGACGGGCGGGCAATTTCGGGCTGAACTGGCTGGTGAACTGCATCTTCGGAACTCGCTTCACCGATCTGTGCTACGGCTACAACGCCTTCTGGCGCACCGTGCTACCCACCCTCGATCTGCCGCCCACAACACTGTCCGAGCCGCAATGGGGTGACGGATTCGAGATCGAGACCGTCATCAATGTCCGAATCGCCCGGAACCGCTTGAAGATTCGCGAAGTCCCCAGCTTCGAAGGGGAACGGCTGCACGGTGTCAGCAATCTCAACGCCGTCACCGACGGGCTGCGCGTGCTGCGCACCATCGGGCTGGAGTGGCGTCAACACCGAAACAGCACCAGCCGGACGTGCTCTGAGCAGCCCGACGACACTGAGTTCCGGCGCGCCGGCTAG
- a CDS encoding glycoside hydrolase family 16 protein: protein MNTPRLRTVAISAVTALIMTGGCALPGNAQPAPDPNILFESDFNGPEGAPPGAPWEIDTGAGGWGNSEMQTYTAASNNVRLDGQGNLVISAEIAPNGTVSSARISTHDSFSFIYGRAEARISLPGGRGLHPAFWLLGSDVDQVGWPESGEIDVIETINDIPDYHTGVHAPADGTERGQEVSAGGPSPVPLFNEFHTYWVERTPNRIVTGIDDHVLLTVTPNELQGNARWVFDKPFHLLLNLAVGGNWPGPPDASTPNPATMLVDWVRVSKL from the coding sequence ATGAATACTCCACGACTGCGGACAGTGGCCATCAGCGCCGTCACCGCACTGATCATGACCGGTGGCTGCGCGCTGCCCGGGAACGCCCAGCCCGCCCCGGACCCGAACATCCTCTTCGAATCCGACTTCAACGGACCCGAGGGCGCCCCACCCGGCGCACCGTGGGAGATCGACACCGGCGCGGGCGGCTGGGGCAATTCAGAAATGCAGACCTACACCGCCGCATCGAACAACGTTCGACTCGACGGTCAGGGCAACCTGGTGATCAGCGCCGAGATCGCGCCCAACGGCACGGTTTCGTCCGCCAGGATCAGCACCCACGACTCGTTCTCCTTCATCTACGGCCGCGCCGAGGCCCGTATCTCGCTGCCCGGTGGCCGTGGACTGCATCCGGCGTTCTGGCTGCTCGGCTCGGACGTGGACCAAGTCGGGTGGCCGGAGTCCGGCGAGATCGACGTCATCGAGACCATCAACGACATCCCGGACTACCACACCGGCGTCCACGCGCCTGCCGACGGCACCGAACGCGGCCAAGAGGTCTCGGCCGGCGGACCGTCTCCGGTCCCGCTGTTCAACGAGTTCCACACCTACTGGGTGGAACGCACCCCGAACCGCATCGTCACCGGTATCGACGACCACGTGCTGCTCACCGTCACTCCCAACGAACTGCAAGGAAATGCGCGATGGGTATTCGACAAACCGTTCCACCTACTCCTGAACCTGGCGGTGGGCGGGAACTGGCCGGGTCCGCCGGACGCCTCGACGCCCAACCCGGCAACGATGCTGGTGGACTGGGTACGGGTGAGCAAGCTGTGA